A window of Bradyrhizobium sp. AZCC 1610 contains these coding sequences:
- a CDS encoding aspartate-semialdehyde dehydrogenase, whose amino-acid sequence MSHEPVVAIAGVTGAVGAEFIATMDRRAFPVGKLKALASARSAGKTIDFRGKKIVIEELTEQSFEGVDIALFSAGGGISRKFAPAAVKAGAIVIDNSSAFRMDPNVPLVIPEINAGRIREHKGIIAVPNCSAITALVPLWPIHRQNRIKRMIVSTYQAASGAGAAAMEELVESTRAYLDGRPFTPKVIPLPYAFNVFSHNTAIDPETGYNDEETKVIKETRKIFEDERIAIGVTCVRVPVLRAHSEAITFECERPITEDEVRAILVNAPGVKIVDDRAKNYFPMPIDASGQDDVLVGRIRRDLSDASGHSISMFVSADQLLKGAALNAIQIAELLPQRAMA is encoded by the coding sequence GTGAGCCACGAACCCGTTGTTGCCATTGCCGGCGTAACCGGAGCTGTCGGCGCCGAATTCATCGCCACCATGGACAGGCGCGCCTTCCCGGTCGGCAAGCTCAAGGCGCTGGCCAGCGCCCGCTCGGCGGGCAAGACCATCGACTTCCGGGGCAAAAAGATCGTGATCGAGGAGCTCACCGAGCAGTCGTTCGAGGGTGTCGACATCGCGCTGTTCTCGGCCGGCGGCGGCATTTCGCGCAAGTTCGCACCGGCCGCCGTGAAGGCCGGCGCCATCGTGATCGACAATTCCTCCGCCTTCCGGATGGACCCGAACGTGCCGCTGGTGATCCCGGAGATCAATGCGGGCCGCATCCGGGAGCACAAGGGCATCATCGCCGTTCCGAACTGCTCGGCGATCACGGCGCTGGTGCCGCTGTGGCCAATCCACCGGCAAAACCGCATCAAGCGCATGATCGTATCGACCTATCAGGCGGCGAGCGGCGCCGGCGCGGCTGCGATGGAAGAGCTCGTGGAATCAACCCGCGCCTATCTCGACGGCCGGCCGTTCACGCCAAAGGTGATCCCGCTCCCCTACGCCTTCAACGTCTTCAGCCACAACACGGCGATCGATCCCGAGACCGGCTACAACGACGAAGAAACCAAGGTGATCAAGGAGACCCGCAAGATCTTCGAGGACGAGCGGATCGCGATCGGCGTCACCTGCGTGCGCGTGCCGGTGCTGCGCGCGCATTCCGAGGCGATCACGTTCGAATGCGAAAGGCCGATCACCGAGGACGAGGTCCGCGCCATCCTGGTCAACGCACCGGGCGTCAAGATCGTCGACGACCGCGCGAAGAATTACTTCCCGATGCCGATCGACGCGTCAGGCCAGGACGACGTTCTCGTCGGCCGTATCCGCCGAGATCTCAGCGATGCCTCAGGCCACTCGATCTCGATGTTCGTGTCAGCCGACCAGCTCCTGAAGGGCGCGGCGTTGAACGCGATCCAGATCGCGGAATTGCTGCCGCAGCGCGCGATGGCGTGA